From Longimicrobium sp., one genomic window encodes:
- a CDS encoding PAS domain S-box protein encodes MSHPTPNPTLPHTDPPEADELRARIAELERQLDEARTASAALAENEQRYRALVDADPDGVVIIDAESTIVAVNPAMCRIFGYPAQQMVGKPLTVLMPHRLRAGHMGGTRRYMMTGERSIPWRGVQVPALRRDGTEFPVEINFGEYSSDGQRFFAGFMTDITERVRDQEALQFQTTLLQAQSNVAIDGILVSHQGRVLNMNRRYAEIFNVPEELRAPERCVEMFAWATRQAADPDGYRRTIEGLREDFRTVHRDEVLLADGRVLDRYSAPLASEAGEVYGRIWMVRDITERKQFEVKLKEAKEAAEAANEAKSEFLSRMSHELRTPMNSILGFGQLLQRSRLPADQARSVEHILKAGRHLLNLINEVLEIARIEANQQQLSLEPVHAATLLNEALALVRPTADQRPVQLSARAPQGSDAYVRADQQRLMQVLLNLLSNAIKYNRSGGAVELLARPAVGADGSAFLAIGVRDTGPGIPADRLGELFVAFSRLGAERSGVEGTGLGLKLSQRLVEVMGGQLRVESAVGEGSTFWVELPVTESPRERLEPGRLDGARAESVARPARTILYVEDNLANLDLVETILMDRPEISLIPALQGRLGLQLAREHRPDLVLLDLHLPDISGEMVLQELRADDRTRHVPVLVISADATTRQIERLRAAGARDYLTKPLDVDQFLTAVDAALGVEG; translated from the coding sequence ATGAGCCACCCCACTCCCAATCCCACCCTGCCGCATACCGACCCGCCCGAAGCCGACGAGCTGCGCGCCCGCATCGCCGAGCTGGAGCGGCAGCTGGACGAGGCGCGCACCGCCAGCGCGGCGCTCGCCGAGAACGAGCAGCGGTATCGCGCGCTGGTGGATGCCGACCCGGACGGCGTCGTCATCATCGACGCGGAATCCACCATCGTGGCGGTGAACCCGGCCATGTGCAGGATCTTTGGATACCCGGCCCAGCAGATGGTGGGCAAGCCGCTCACCGTGCTGATGCCGCACCGGCTGCGCGCCGGGCACATGGGCGGTACCCGGCGCTACATGATGACGGGCGAGCGGAGCATCCCGTGGCGGGGCGTGCAGGTGCCGGCGCTGCGCCGCGACGGCACCGAGTTTCCCGTGGAGATCAACTTCGGCGAGTACTCCAGCGACGGGCAGCGGTTCTTCGCCGGCTTCATGACCGACATCACGGAGCGCGTGCGGGACCAGGAGGCGCTGCAGTTCCAGACCACGCTGCTGCAGGCGCAGAGCAACGTGGCCATCGACGGCATCCTGGTTTCGCACCAGGGCCGTGTGCTGAACATGAACCGGCGCTACGCCGAAATCTTCAACGTTCCCGAGGAGCTTCGCGCGCCCGAGCGCTGCGTGGAGATGTTCGCGTGGGCCACGCGCCAGGCCGCCGACCCCGACGGGTACCGCCGCACGATCGAGGGGCTGCGCGAGGACTTCCGGACCGTGCACCGCGACGAGGTGCTGCTGGCCGACGGGCGCGTGCTGGACCGCTATTCGGCGCCGCTGGCGAGCGAGGCGGGCGAGGTGTACGGGCGCATCTGGATGGTGCGCGACATCACCGAGCGCAAGCAGTTCGAGGTGAAGCTCAAGGAGGCAAAGGAAGCGGCGGAGGCAGCCAACGAGGCCAAGAGCGAGTTCCTGTCGCGCATGAGCCACGAGCTGCGCACCCCCATGAACAGCATCCTGGGGTTCGGGCAGCTGCTGCAGCGCAGCCGGCTGCCGGCCGACCAGGCGCGCAGCGTGGAGCACATCCTCAAGGCCGGCCGCCACCTGCTGAACCTGATCAACGAGGTGCTGGAGATCGCCCGCATCGAGGCCAACCAGCAGCAGCTTTCGCTGGAGCCCGTGCACGCCGCCACCCTGCTGAACGAGGCGCTGGCCCTGGTGCGCCCCACGGCCGACCAGCGTCCGGTGCAGCTTTCGGCCCGCGCGCCGCAGGGGAGCGACGCCTACGTGCGCGCCGACCAGCAGCGGCTGATGCAGGTGCTGCTGAACCTGCTTTCCAACGCCATCAAGTACAACCGCTCCGGCGGCGCGGTGGAGCTCCTGGCCCGGCCGGCCGTGGGGGCGGATGGAAGCGCGTTCCTGGCCATCGGCGTGCGCGACACGGGGCCGGGAATTCCCGCCGACCGCCTGGGGGAACTGTTCGTCGCGTTTTCGCGGCTGGGGGCGGAGCGCTCCGGGGTGGAGGGTACCGGGCTGGGGCTGAAGCTGTCGCAGCGCCTGGTGGAGGTGATGGGCGGGCAGCTGCGCGTGGAAAGCGCCGTGGGCGAGGGGAGCACCTTCTGGGTGGAGCTTCCCGTTACCGAAAGCCCGCGCGAGCGGCTGGAGCCCGGGCGGCTGGACGGGGCGCGGGCAGAATCCGTGGCGCGGCCCGCCCGCACCATCCTGTACGTGGAAGACAACCTCGCCAACCTGGACCTGGTGGAAACCATCCTGATGGACCGGCCGGAGATCAGCCTGATCCCCGCGCTGCAGGGGCGATTGGGGCTTCAACTGGCGCGCGAGCACCGGCCGGACCTGGTGCTGCTGGACCTTCACCTTCCCGACATCTCGGGCGAGATGGTGCTTCAGGAGCTGCGCGCCGACGACCGCACGCGCCACGTCCCCGTGCTGGTGATCAGCGCCGACGCGACCACCCGCCAGATCGAGCGCCTGCGCGCGGCCGGAGCCCGCGACTACCTGACCAAGCCCCTGGACGTGGACCAGTTTCTCACGGCCGTGGACGCCGCGCTGGGCGTGGAAGGGTAG
- a CDS encoding PAS domain S-box protein, whose amino-acid sequence MHTDADAPRADSADRPGPGPTRPDATNAPEPPFAPEVARPHASETSERQAALARGRARRLRADGEDEATATRRAIWAANPAFAALADNVRDYAIFLLDRDGVIRFWGEGAHLMKWWTKEEAEGAHLRFLYPDGGAEDGTAEDHLRDAEMHGESVSEGCRVRRDGSTFLAGVTLTALRGPDGDLIGFAKTTRDLTARRAAEAAVARATAAHSERDAALELARAAQEARARAEEAAEFAQERARGTHEYMTKVLEPELEAERARRDTGMEAGPAEAPPESGG is encoded by the coding sequence ATGCACACTGACGCCGACGCACCCAGGGCCGACTCGGCCGATCGTCCGGGGCCGGGCCCCACCCGGCCCGACGCAACGAACGCCCCGGAACCTCCGTTCGCCCCGGAGGTTGCCCGGCCGCACGCCAGCGAAACGTCCGAGCGCCAGGCCGCGCTGGCCCGCGGGCGGGCGCGCCGGCTGCGTGCCGACGGCGAAGACGAGGCGACAGCTACGCGCCGAGCCATATGGGCGGCCAACCCCGCCTTCGCGGCGCTCGCCGACAACGTGCGCGACTACGCCATCTTCCTGCTGGACCGCGACGGCGTGATCCGTTTCTGGGGCGAGGGCGCGCACCTGATGAAGTGGTGGACCAAGGAAGAGGCCGAGGGCGCCCACCTTCGCTTCCTGTACCCCGACGGAGGGGCCGAGGACGGCACGGCCGAAGACCACCTGCGCGACGCCGAGATGCACGGCGAGTCGGTGAGCGAGGGGTGCCGCGTGCGGCGCGACGGCTCCACGTTCCTGGCGGGCGTCACCCTCACGGCGCTGCGTGGTCCGGACGGCGACCTCATCGGGTTCGCCAAGACCACGCGCGACCTCACGGCCCGGCGCGCCGCCGAGGCCGCGGTCGCCAGGGCAACCGCCGCGCATTCCGAGCGCGACGCCGCGCTGGAACTCGCGCGCGCGGCGCAGGAAGCGCGCGCCCGCGCCGAAGAAGCGGCCGAGTTCGCGCAGGAGCGCGCACGCGGCACGCACGAGTACATGACGAAGGTGCTGGAGCCAGAGCTGGAGGCGGAACGCGCCCGGCGCGACACCGGCATGGAAGCCGGCCCCGCCGAGGCGCCGCCGGAGTCCGGCGGGTAG
- a CDS encoding DUF2779 domain-containing protein → MHLTKSDYKVARTCATKLYYRKTGQFPNGTGDEYMRLLAEGGFMVEEIARQMHPSGRYIGFHGTPEQAAERTQREMEQGDCVLFEATFVAGALHARVDVLVRCGDEVHLIEVKSASFPGDEHRARLRDGLPGAMRGKKPPHPLVDKWPPHVEDVAFQTWVARQALPGWHIRPFLMMPDRDARTELDGLWQWFRLERAPHGGRPAVTFHGDAEALRRKPFLAKIEVSAEVELVLAEVTGAATEFVDSLVPQPRPIPVPISVKCRECELHGETEEGDARLFAGCWGDLADVRPNLFEIYSVATIGGTRSPVANRLINERRMHLLDMDEAHLVKADGTVGAANTRQLIQLRNTRINREWVSEDFPRILDGFAYPLHFIDFETSALAIPYHAGMRPYEPVAYQWSCHTVPHPGAAPVHSEWINSTDAFPNREFAKTLRDAVGDAGTVFMWATHERTILRKIRSQLAERGQADADVCGWAEELEGRLVDMNKLTFDHYFHPRMGGRTSIKYVVRAVWAENPRVRAAFPEYDGPGAACLYGSLPAVEIAGAPFEVREGTAAVRAYQAMMYGAESRDAAAREELRNLLLRYCKLDTAAMVMVWMHWRGGRT, encoded by the coding sequence ATGCACCTTACCAAATCCGATTACAAGGTCGCGCGTACCTGCGCCACCAAGCTCTACTACCGCAAAACCGGACAGTTCCCCAACGGCACGGGCGACGAATACATGCGCCTGCTGGCCGAGGGCGGGTTCATGGTCGAGGAGATCGCCCGCCAGATGCACCCCAGCGGGCGGTATATCGGCTTTCACGGCACGCCGGAGCAGGCTGCCGAGCGCACCCAGCGCGAGATGGAGCAGGGCGACTGCGTGCTGTTCGAGGCAACATTCGTCGCCGGCGCGCTTCACGCCCGCGTGGACGTGCTGGTCAGGTGCGGTGACGAGGTGCATCTGATCGAGGTGAAGTCTGCCTCCTTTCCTGGCGACGAGCACCGCGCCCGCCTGCGGGACGGGCTGCCGGGCGCCATGCGGGGGAAAAAGCCGCCGCATCCGCTGGTCGACAAGTGGCCGCCGCACGTGGAAGACGTCGCGTTCCAGACGTGGGTGGCGCGGCAGGCGCTGCCCGGCTGGCACATCCGGCCGTTCCTGATGATGCCGGACCGCGACGCGCGTACGGAGCTCGACGGGCTGTGGCAGTGGTTCCGGCTGGAGCGCGCCCCCCACGGCGGACGCCCTGCCGTGACGTTCCACGGCGACGCCGAGGCGCTGCGGCGGAAGCCGTTCCTGGCCAAGATCGAGGTCTCGGCCGAGGTGGAACTGGTGCTGGCGGAGGTAACCGGCGCGGCGACCGAGTTCGTGGACAGCCTGGTTCCCCAGCCCCGCCCCATTCCGGTGCCCATCTCGGTGAAGTGCCGCGAATGCGAGCTGCACGGCGAAACGGAAGAAGGCGACGCACGCCTGTTCGCCGGCTGCTGGGGCGACCTGGCCGACGTGCGCCCCAACCTCTTCGAAATCTACTCCGTCGCCACCATCGGCGGCACGCGCAGCCCGGTTGCGAACCGGCTGATCAACGAGCGGCGCATGCACCTTTTGGACATGGACGAGGCGCATCTGGTAAAGGCGGATGGCACCGTCGGCGCGGCCAACACCCGCCAGCTGATCCAGCTGCGCAACACGCGGATCAACCGCGAGTGGGTGAGCGAAGACTTTCCCCGTATCCTGGACGGGTTCGCCTATCCGCTTCACTTCATCGATTTCGAGACGTCGGCGCTGGCCATTCCCTACCACGCGGGCATGCGGCCGTACGAGCCGGTCGCGTACCAGTGGAGCTGCCACACCGTGCCCCACCCCGGTGCCGCGCCGGTGCACTCGGAGTGGATCAACTCCACCGACGCCTTTCCCAACCGCGAGTTCGCCAAGACGCTGCGCGATGCCGTGGGCGACGCGGGCACGGTGTTCATGTGGGCCACCCACGAACGCACCATCCTGAGGAAGATCCGTTCGCAGCTCGCGGAGCGCGGCCAGGCGGACGCGGACGTGTGCGGGTGGGCGGAGGAGCTGGAAGGCCGGCTGGTGGACATGAACAAGCTCACCTTCGACCACTACTTCCATCCGCGGATGGGTGGCCGTACCTCCATCAAGTACGTGGTGCGGGCGGTGTGGGCAGAAAACCCGCGGGTGCGGGCCGCGTTTCCGGAGTACGACGGACCGGGCGCCGCCTGCCTGTACGGCTCGCTGCCGGCGGTGGAGATCGCGGGGGCGCCGTTCGAAGTGCGAGAGGGCACCGCCGCCGTCCGCGCCTACCAGGCGATGATGTACGGCGCGGAGTCGCGCGACGCCGCCGCCCGTGAGGAGCTGCGGAACCTGCTGCTGCGGTACTGCAAGCTCGATACGGCGGCCATGGTGATGGTATGGATGCACTGGCGGGGCGGCCGAACGTAA
- a CDS encoding DEAD/DEAH box helicase, which yields MSRHVANIASRLSLRAPQREALQILDDVTGRIELKKDMDLQSALQAVAAAYPSLTDFEREFPSLCFALATGVGKTRLMGAFISYLHLAHGKDNFFVLAPNLTVYNKLIADFTPNTPKYVFRGIAEFATSPPELITGDTYENRSATLFDETIRCRVNIFNIAKITSEVRGGRSPRIKRLSEYIGESYFAYLAALPDLVLLMDESHRYRASAGVRAINELRPVLGLELTATPYVETGKGPVPFRNVVQNYPLGRAMADGFVKEPAVVTRRNFDARAMAPEQLERIKLEDGIRLHESVKVDLETYARQTGREIVKPFLLVIARDTTHAGDLLRLIESDTFLEGRYRGRVIQVDSSQTGAAEEQMVERLLRVEHADEPTEIVIHVNMLKEGWDVTNLYTIVPLRAANARILIEQSIGRGLRLPYGGRTGQESLDRLSIVAHDRFQEIVDEASRPDSIIQLKKYYLGEDGEVERGRTVVSQSTLASQLGLAPAQATPSTEVAAAPEAPAFATPQELQVAQIAWRAIRGMGNQPALLPSTDHLRDPEVRARIQAAVTEAYQPAQLEMDGVAAPVDVAAIVARTAELVADRTISIPRILVLPTAERRTGFRPFMLDLRRLNLQVPDETLHIQEMRTGQVHTLDAGTDAPGEERLENYIVRELIDQDDISYDENADLLYDLAGQVVAHLGATRTRNDVEKIVRGHARRIAEAVHAQMQDHYWEEDVEYETRVTAGMTELKESAFKAHDATQDFRVAPRDRANMAKYLFGGFARCLYPVQKFDSETERQMAVILDRESLKWFRPARGQFQLFYKRGHEQAEYQPDFVAETDDAILMVETKAESELNDAEVLAKRDVAVLWCGRASEYTATYAGKPWRYLLVPHGAVTQNIQLSWLDRQYAQVTAPTGHRGNEVAAPADAGAPGR from the coding sequence ATGAGCCGCCACGTCGCGAACATCGCCTCGCGCCTGAGCCTGCGCGCGCCCCAGCGCGAGGCGCTGCAGATCCTGGACGACGTCACGGGCCGCATCGAGCTCAAAAAGGACATGGACCTGCAGTCCGCGCTGCAGGCCGTGGCGGCCGCGTACCCCTCGCTCACCGACTTCGAGCGCGAGTTTCCGTCGCTGTGCTTTGCGCTGGCCACGGGTGTGGGCAAAACGCGGCTGATGGGCGCCTTCATCAGCTACCTGCACCTGGCGCACGGCAAGGACAACTTCTTCGTCCTGGCGCCCAACCTGACCGTCTATAACAAGCTGATCGCGGACTTTACCCCCAACACGCCCAAGTACGTGTTCCGGGGCATCGCCGAGTTCGCCACCAGCCCGCCGGAGCTCATCACGGGCGACACGTACGAAAACCGCTCCGCCACGCTGTTCGACGAAACCATCCGCTGCCGCGTAAACATCTTCAACATCGCCAAGATCACCTCCGAGGTGCGCGGCGGCCGCTCGCCCCGCATCAAGCGGCTCTCGGAGTACATCGGCGAAAGCTACTTCGCGTACCTGGCGGCGCTGCCGGACCTGGTGCTGCTGATGGACGAGTCGCACCGCTACCGCGCCTCGGCCGGGGTGCGGGCCATCAACGAGCTGCGGCCCGTGCTGGGGCTGGAGCTCACGGCCACCCCGTACGTGGAAACGGGCAAGGGCCCGGTGCCGTTCCGCAACGTGGTGCAAAACTATCCGCTAGGCCGCGCCATGGCCGACGGGTTCGTCAAGGAGCCGGCCGTGGTCACCCGCCGCAACTTCGACGCGCGGGCGATGGCGCCGGAGCAGCTGGAGCGGATCAAGCTGGAAGACGGCATCCGGCTGCACGAGAGCGTGAAGGTAGACCTGGAAACGTACGCCCGGCAGACGGGCAGGGAGATCGTCAAGCCGTTCCTGCTGGTGATTGCCCGCGACACGACCCACGCGGGCGATCTCCTGCGTCTGATCGAGTCCGACACGTTTCTCGAGGGCCGCTATCGTGGACGGGTGATCCAGGTGGACAGCAGTCAGACCGGCGCCGCCGAAGAGCAGATGGTGGAGCGCCTGCTGCGGGTGGAGCACGCCGACGAGCCCACGGAAATCGTCATCCACGTGAACATGCTCAAGGAAGGGTGGGACGTCACCAACCTGTACACCATCGTTCCGCTGCGCGCGGCCAATGCCCGCATCCTCATCGAGCAGTCCATCGGGCGCGGGCTGCGCCTGCCGTACGGCGGCCGCACGGGGCAGGAGTCGCTGGACCGGCTGAGCATCGTGGCGCATGACCGCTTTCAGGAAATCGTGGACGAGGCGAGCCGGCCGGACTCCATCATCCAGCTCAAGAAGTACTACCTGGGCGAGGACGGCGAGGTGGAGCGGGGCCGGACGGTGGTTTCGCAATCCACGCTGGCGTCGCAGCTGGGGCTTGCACCCGCGCAGGCCACACCGTCAACCGAAGTGGCCGCCGCCCCCGAGGCGCCCGCGTTCGCCACGCCGCAGGAACTGCAGGTGGCGCAGATTGCGTGGCGTGCCATCCGCGGCATGGGAAACCAGCCCGCGCTGCTTCCCAGCACCGACCACCTGCGCGACCCCGAGGTGCGGGCGCGCATCCAGGCGGCCGTGACCGAAGCATACCAGCCCGCGCAGCTGGAGATGGACGGCGTTGCCGCGCCCGTGGACGTGGCGGCCATCGTGGCGCGCACGGCCGAGCTGGTGGCGGACCGCACCATCAGCATTCCGCGAATCCTGGTGCTGCCCACGGCCGAGCGCCGCACGGGGTTCCGCCCCTTCATGCTCGACCTGCGCCGCCTGAACCTGCAGGTGCCCGACGAGACGCTCCACATCCAGGAGATGCGCACCGGCCAGGTTCACACGCTGGATGCCGGCACCGATGCCCCGGGAGAGGAGCGCCTGGAGAACTACATCGTGCGGGAGCTGATCGACCAAGACGACATCTCGTACGATGAGAACGCCGACCTGCTGTACGATCTGGCGGGGCAGGTAGTGGCCCACCTGGGCGCCACCCGCACCCGGAATGACGTGGAGAAGATCGTACGGGGGCACGCGCGCCGGATCGCGGAAGCCGTGCACGCGCAGATGCAGGACCACTACTGGGAAGAAGACGTAGAGTACGAGACGCGGGTGACCGCGGGCATGACCGAGCTCAAGGAGAGCGCCTTCAAGGCCCACGACGCCACGCAGGACTTTCGCGTGGCGCCGCGCGACCGCGCCAACATGGCGAAGTACCTGTTCGGCGGGTTCGCCCGCTGCCTGTACCCGGTGCAGAAGTTCGACAGCGAGACCGAACGACAGATGGCGGTGATCCTGGACCGGGAGTCGTTGAAGTGGTTTCGTCCGGCGCGTGGGCAGTTTCAGCTGTTCTACAAGCGGGGGCACGAGCAGGCGGAGTACCAGCCGGACTTCGTGGCCGAAACGGACGACGCCATCCTCATGGTCGAAACGAAGGCGGAGAGCGAGCTGAACGATGCCGAGGTCCTCGCCAAGCGCGACGTGGCCGTGCTGTGGTGCGGCCGGGCTTCGGAGTACACGGCCACGTACGCCGGAAAGCCCTGGCGGTACCTGCTGGTTCCACACGGCGCCGTAACGCAGAACATCCAGCTCTCGTGGCTGGACCGGCAGTACGCCCAGGTGACCGCACCAACCGGCCACCGCGGGAACGAGGTTGCCGCCCCCGCGGACGCGGGGGCGCCCGGCCGTTGA